Part of the Caulifigura coniformis genome, TGCCTCGTTGAAAGAGCACGAGGCTCACCACCAGTCGATCTCGCTCAATGGCGCGCCCTATCGGCCGCTGGAGATCGTCCTTCCTTCCCGACGCCACGGAGGAGACGCCGACATCACCGTGGTCGATCCCGAAGGTCAGCCTGTGCCAGGGGCGGAGATACTCAACTACGGCTCCTCCTCTGGCGATTATCACAAGGTGAAAACCAACGACCGCGGCGAATGTTCAATCACCAGGTTGTATCTGCGGCATTTGGGAAAAGGGGCCGAGTTGGCAGTGCGCGCGGAGGGATTCGCGCCCCAGTTGATTGAAGTGATGCCGTCGACCGATGGCCCCGCGAGGTTGACGGTCAACCTCGAAAAGGGGCATCGCTACCGCGGCCGGCTCGTCAACGCGGCCGGCGAGCCAGTCTCCAATGCGTCGGTCTACGTGAACAACGGCAACTACGGTTCCGGGCTCTTCGGACACAAGCTCGACGTCGATAAGGAAGGACGTTTTTCATCGACGTCTCTCCCGCCGGAGTCGACGGCGAACATCAGCGCCAGCGGGTACACACCGCAGGACCAGGTGAAGATTCCCCTCGATCAGGAGGAAGAGCACGTCATTACTCTGGAGTCCACAGGTCACTTCCGCGGCCTCGTGACCAACGCCGCCACCGGTGCGCCGGTCCGTCGGTTCAACGTCAAGCTGGGCTTCGCCCGCAAGCCCCCGGCGGGCGCCCAGCGGTCTCGAGGCATTCCCTCCGACTGGGGCGACAGCGGACGCACGATCAACGACGACTCAGGCCGATGGCTCTGGGAAGAACTCCCGAACAACACCGCCTACGCCCTGACCATCGAGGCTGAGGGGTTTGATGCGACTCACGTCCCGGTCGCCGTCACGAACCGGGGCGAATCGGATCTTGAGATCAAGATGCAGCCGATCGATCCCGGGTCGCTGGTCGAGGTCGCCGGCGTCATTCTCGACCCGAAGGGAGATCCGATCGAGGGGGTCCTGGTTCACCTGATCGGATGCGATCCGAAACTGGCCGCGAACGATCCGAACGGCCAGCGCGAAGTCCCCATGCACCTGATCCGCATCCATCAGGCAAAGAACATCGCCGCCTGCAGGTTCGCGCATGAAGCCACAACAGCGGCCGACGGCAGCTTCCGGTTTCCCAGGGTTTCCAGTCGAATCGGGCTGCAGCTCGTCTATTGGGGCGACGAAACCCCTTCGACGCGGGTCCGGAAGCTGGAGGAGCGAACGGCGGAACAACTGGGCCGGCTCGAACTGCTCGCGCCGGCCGGCGTCACGATCACTGGACGCATCAATCTGAAAGCGTTTCCGGATCCGGGCCGGGTGTCCGTTCGCTCGACCGAGGAAACGTTCGACTCGCGGGACGTCAGTTTCAAGGCCGGGGATGATCGCTCGACGTTCACGATCAAGGGAGTCTCGGCCGGCACTGTGAACGTCACGCTGATGAGCGAGGCCGTTCCGTATCGCGAGAATGGGACCACGTTCTACAGGAGCAGCAGTCTGGGCAATCGAACCGTGACCGCGGGCCCCGGCGAGACGGTCGAAGTCCATTTCGAGTAGCCGCCCGGCCGGTGCAGATTCCAGCGCATGTCGCCGCGTTGGAGACTCGATGGGCCCCGCGCTCTCCCGCGTGTGGTGCGCGGCCGGTCTCTCCCGGTAACTTAGGCGTCATTGAAGCGGTGTCGATGCCTCGCCCGACGTTCTCGCACCCTTCTGCTGCAACTGCACCCTGGCGGCCACATCAAGAGCGACTGCAATGAACGAGCTGAAATTCGACGCGGGGCACGTGTTCTTTGAAGCAGGCGACCCGGGGCAGACCGCCTGGTTCGTGCATGAAGGCGAGGTCGAGCTTCTGACCGGTCCGGACACGTCGCCCGTCCGCGCGCGGATCGTCCGGTCGGGGGATGTGTTCGGAGAGCAGGCGCTCGTTGATGAGCGTCCGCGCGATGTGACCGCCCGCGCGCTGACGGGCGGACGCGTGGTCGCGGTCGCCCGGGAAGAATTCGAACGCACGCTGTTCAACGCGCCGGCGCCGATCCGGGAGTGCCTGCGGACCTTGTTTGAACGGCTGAGGGCAGCCACTCACGATGACGATGCCGACTTTCAATTCGCCGACGAAGCATTCCTTGCGGACGACGGTTTCGGGATCGACGCATCGACAGCGAGCGGACCCGGCGAATCCGCCGCGGGGGTACCCAGCCAGTTCCCTGTTTCACAGGGGCGCGCCGGCGAATGGATCGTCGTAGTCCATCCTCTCACCCGGAAGGCCGCGGAAACGTTGCCGGAAGAGGGGTTACTCGTCACGCAGTTTCCGCTGCGCCTGGGGCGCGCCGCTGCGGCCGACGAGAACGAAGCTCTCGACCTGAACGACCTGTGGTTACTTGATGACGAGCCGTTCAACGTCTCGCGCAACCACTGCGAAATCTATGTCGACGGCGTCGGGCCGGCGATTCGCGACCGGGGCAGCGCGCTGGGATGCGTCGTCAACGAGACTTCGATCGGGGGACGCGGGAAGATGCGCAACTGCGGCCTGGAACGGGGAGACAACGTCGTCATCCTCGGGTCGCGGGTCTCGCCGTACCAGTTCCGAATTACGGTGGAACGACGCTAACCGGGCCGATTCCGGAAACGATCGAATGTCGGCCGGCCGCCGCGTCTCGAACTCATCCTGAATCTACCCTCGAGTGAGGTTCGAATCTGCATCCATCCCTGGCGAATGAGCGCCAGCTTTCGTTCGACCGTTCGAACGCTCACCTCCAGGAGGGCGGCAATTCCGGGATGGCTCAGCCCTTGCAGCTTGTAGATCGCGACCTGTCTTTCGGGCTCGTCCTGAAGGGCGAGGAGCAACCGCTCCTGTTCCTCGAGGAAGCCCGCGATGACCTCATCCGCGACCTCCATGTCCGACGTCGAAACCGCCTCGACAACCGCCCCGTCCCCCAGCTGGCTGAATTGATCGGCCCGGCCTCCGGCGTGCGTTCGAGCCCGCTCTTTGCGTCGACGCGAGATCGCTTTATTGCGAGTGATCGTCAGGAGCAGCCCCCAGAATGGGTCGCGATCACGCACTTCGGTCAGCGATCCATGGACGGCCGCGCTCCACACCGCGTGAAACACGCTCTGGACCAGGTCGTCTTCATCCGCGGCCGCGGAGATCACGTTTGCGAAGCGACTCCGGGCCGCGCGAACGAGGGCGTCCCGGAAGTGCACATCGAGGAGGTCGCCCGCAGCGCGATCACCGTGCCTCAGGCGTTCCACCCAGGCCGTCACGGAATCGTCGAGTTCTCGAGGATTTGCAGGAGGCAACACGGATCGGCCGTAAGTTCTGGATGTCGATGACGATAGAAAACTGAATCCTGCGAAAAACACCCAGGGGACAGGGCCTTCCAGATGATGTTTTTGTTCCAGACGAAAAATTTCTTCAATTCTGTGTCGGTTTGCTGAGTCGGGCCGCGTCTCTCAGTTGAGCGATTGCCAGCGGGCGACTCACGTGTGCACGAGTGGTCCGCTGATGCCATCGCCGCCGTCGTTCTCTGGCGGTGGTGGAAATGGCCGCCCGGACACGGGAGTCGTTGGCGGGCTAAAACCTTCGACTGCAACCTGCTGTCCGAGCGGCCGTTTCCGAGTCTAGCAAATCCCGACGAGTCGACAGGCTCGCCGAGGGGATTGCATCAGGCTTTCGACATGAAGAGCGGGAGCTGGCGGGCGGGCTTCTGACGGGCCCGTGATCCGCCGGATCACGGGCCCTGTCACGTTCTCTCCTCTGGTCCATCGCTGATGGCCCCCGTCGTTGCGACGAGTGGTGTCTGGAGCGCAGCCGACACGGGCCGAGGTGTGGGGCTGGCCTGGATCTCGGGGCGCCGAGTGGTCTGGCGTGGGAGGGATCGGCAACGTGCGCATGCTCACCCTGCTTCGCGATGTGAGCATGGCACCTAACGCCGGCCTTCGCTTAAAGGGGGAGGGCACGGCAACGTTCGCCCGGGGCTTCCCGTTGGGCCAGCCCCGGCCACGCCGGCAGTCGTACCCGGCGCGCCCACCGGCTGCGATCAGCGTCAGACTCGCCCGGCAAGACTCGCCACGAGCGCGAGCAGTTCCGCGCTGTCCGCCGGCTTTGCGAGGTGCGCCTGAAAGCCCGAGAGCAATGCTTTCCGCCGGTCATCGGCGCGGGCATAGGCAGTCAGCGCGACGGCCGGCGTCTTCGACTTCCCCTCGCTGGCCTCGAGCGACCGCCAGCGTTTGATGAACTCATACCCATCGCCGTCCGGCATTCCGATGTCAGAAATGATGACATCGAATTCCGCCGAGCGGCGAGCTTCGAGCGCGTCCTCAATCGACGCGGCAGTCGTCACCTCGCAGTCGCATTCTTCGAGCATTCGCTTCACGACATCCCGCGCATCTTTTTCGTCATCCAGAGCCAGTACGCGGACGCCCTTGAGATTCAGTGCCTCACAGTCTGGCCGGGAGCCACTGAGTCGCGATTCCGGCGATGTTTCCTTTGCTGGCAGTTGCACGACGCGCACCGGAAGCGACACGACAAATGTCGCCCCCTTGCCGACGCCAGCGCTGTAGGCCCGCACAATGCCACCGTGCAGCTCGACGAGATCCCGCACGATCGCCAGGCCGAGGCCCAATCCGCCGAACCGCCGCGTCTTCGAGCTATCGGCCTGGCGGAATCGATCGAACACGTGCGGCAGGAAGTCGGACGCGATTCCCTGGCCGTTGTCGGCAATGCTGAGCTCCACGTGCGAATCGACCCGCTCGAGAATGACCTGCACCTTGCCGCGTGCATGTGTGAACTTGACCGCATTGGAAAGCAGATTCCAGACGACCTGTTGAAGCCGGCCCGGATCGCCGGTGGTGTTCAGACCCGACAGAGGATCGATCATCGTCTCGATCCGGATGCCTTTGGCGGTTGCGGCGAGCGACACGGTTTCGATCGCGGTCTTCACGATCGAAGGCAGGTTCGTCTCCTGGAGGTCGAGCCGGATGTTTCCCGAGATGATGCGACTCACGTCGAGCAGGTCTTCAATCATCTTGGCCTGGGATCGTGCATTCCGCTCGATCACCTCCAGGCCGTCGGCCGTTTCCTGGTCGATCTGCTCTTTTTGAGCGAGGATCTGCGCCCATCCGAGAATCGCGTTCAGCGGCGTTCGCAGTTCGTGGGACAGCGTGGCCACGAAGTCGTCCTTGGCGCGGCCGACCCGCTCGGACTCAGCTCTCGCCGCCCGTTCGGCCGCCAGTGCTCGCTCGTGCTCTTGGCTGGCGAGCCGCATATCTGTATTTGCAGAGGCCAGTTGCTCGCTTCGCCGCAGCATCTGTCGCGAGATCCGGTCTCGCAGCATCTGTGCCGCATCGAGTTCCGCCGGCGTCCAAGGGCGACTGCGGCCTTTCAAGGTTTCCTTCCACAACGCGAACGACCCTCGCGGACTGAGCCGTGCGGCGCCGTCTCCTTTGACGACCGATTTCGAGGGGTCTCCCGCCCAGTGGACCTCGCGAACCAATTCCGTCCGGAACCACAGCAGCTGATGCACTCGCGACCCTGTGAGAGACACGGCGAGCAGGCCGCTGGCCACGGCGCTCAATCGGCCCATCCCGAAGATCGCCTGGACGTTATCGGTCGCATACACATCCGCGGTCACGTTGTGTCGCAACCACGCGGACAGCTCGCGGATGATGTCGGGACCAGGCGTCTGGCCGATGCGGGTGATCGCATCCCCCACGACGACTGCCGCCCCATCGGCCGCGACGAAGTCCAGCATGGTGGGTGTCGATTCCACGAGTGCCTTCGCCGTGTCCTCGAACTTCGAGATGTTTTCCGACAGGTCGTCGGTGACTCGACGGAGCGTCGCGCGGTAGCTGGCCAGCTCACGATCGTCGGCGCTGGCGATCGACTGCGACATCAATTGCCCGAGCAGCTCGCAGGCAGTCCGAACGTCGTAAGGAACAAAACGCGGGGAATAATGATGGCAGGCCACCAGTCCCCACAGCCTGTTGTCGCGGATGAGCGAGATCGACATGGAGGCCTGCACCCCCATGTTCTTCAGGTATTCCAGGTGAATCGGTGACACACTGCGGAGGACCGAGAAGCTCAGGTCGAGCGGATACCGACTGCCGGCGTCGCAGGCCGGAACGATGTGCGACGGACGGTAGCCGCAGTCGGCGATGAACCTCAGCCAGTTTCGGGTGTAGAGCTCACGCGCCTGGGCAGGGATATCGGACGCCGGATAATGGAGGCCCAGAAAGGGCTCCAGGTCGTCTCGCCGTTCCTCCGAAATGACCTGGCCGTTCCACTCCTCGTCGAAGCGGTACACCATGACGCGGTCGAAGCCGCTGATCTTGCGGACCTGATCGGCGCAGACGCGGGCGAGATGATCGACTGACTGAGCCTTCTGCAATCGTGCGATGGAACGCTGCACGAGTCGATAGAGTTCCGGCGCCGAAAGCGAGTTCCGGTCGTCGGACGGCTCGAGCTCGAGCAGGACGTTGTTGCCGTTGCGATGTGTGATCGCGTCGAAGGCGGTCGGCGGTTCGCGAACCTGAATCGTGTGGAAGTAGACCGGCTTGGTGTCGAACACTTCGGTGCGGAGCGCCGCCTCGAAGTGCTCTGCATCCTCAGGCCGGAAAATCTCCGCGACGGGGCGCCCGATCAGCGCGGCAGGCTCGAGGCCGATCAGGTCTCCCGCGTTTTCACTGACCCGCACCACTTCCAGATTCGGCGCTCGACAGACCAGCAACACTCCATGCGGCTGGATTGCTCCGGACTGGTGGATGGGCTCGCGATCGCAATTGGAAAGGTCGATCTGAGACGACTGCATACGCTCGACTTCGCCGACGGACTTGTTGGGGGGGCATTTCAGTTTCTCGCAGGGGCCGCTGCTCAACAAGAGGGTCTGCAGTCAACTTTTCAGCGCGTGTTCCAGCCACCGCTGCATCGACTGAAATGTGCCGACGGCGCTGTCGACGATGAGCCCGTCGCTCCCGGGATCGTTTGCGACGTAAGCCGACACGCAATCTCCGAAGGCCTTCCACATCGCCCCGACGCGAGGCCCGTAGCTGGAAAAGAACGAATGGCCACACTCGGGAAAGTCGGCGAGCCTTCGTTCGACCTCCCGCCTGACGAGTTGACCGCCCAAGGTCGCGCCTTCCAGCACGTACAGCGTCCCCAGAGCCGCGGGCACGCCTTGAAGCGAAGGCAGGTCCTGGCATCGCGGCAGCTGCGCGAGAGACTGCCCGGACGTTCCAAGACGCGTCAGGTCGGATTTCAGCAACTTCGATTTCTGAAGTCGCTCGGGCGCGATCCCAACGGCCTCGAGTTCGCGAATGCTTCGCAGGCGGTCTTCGACCGGCTCGTAAAACCCGAGAAACGCTTCCAGAAACCTCCGGTACGATGTGGCCGACTCCAGTCGTCTCGGAAGATCAACCGTCCGTTCAAGGGCTTGATGGGCCTCGGCGGTCGTCTCCCGGAGCGCGGCCATCGTCGGTGACGGACTTGTTGAACGCGTGCTCATCTCCGCAGATGCACTCCTTTCAGGCAACCTTCTCAGCAATCAAAGCTCAATTCTATCACGACGAGCGCCACGGCCACCCTGCCGTTCTGTGCGCCGTGTGGGCTGGTGCGGGGCGCGAGACGGGCCAAGCGTGCTGTTGGACTTTGTTCGGGCCCTCGAATACTCGGGGGACGGTTGCGCGCGAGCCCAGGCGAGGAGAAAGGTTCACCGCGGAGAGACGGAAAACGCAGAGACGGAGGGAGCAAGGGGGCGTGGGAGAGGTCGGCAACGTTCGCATGCTCACCCTGCTTCGCGATGTGAGTATGGCACTCAACGCGGGCCTTCACTCGGGGGGGAGTGGGGGAGGGTTCGGCGGCCCACGCCTGGAGGCTTCGCTTCGGTGCGTCCCCGGCCACGTCTGATTGGGCTGGCCGCAGGTACACGGCCTGCCCGCGGCACCCGGTTGCAAGAGGGAGAAGGATGAAGGGCGGTCCGATCTTGAAGAAGCCTCTTGCGACTGTCGCCGCACCGGTTGCAGAGCGACACGGTGCGACCTCCGTTCGCATTGGAGGCACGACAACCGGTGGTACCCGGTGGAGGCAGGTCAGTGGCGTCTGCTGGCGCCAAGCCGGTCACCCGTCGAGGATGAGCATGTTGTTCAGCCGGCGATTCATGGATCTCAGGACCACAATCCGGTCACGAGTGTCGACCAATCCATTGCCATCCATATCATACAGCGGGTTATAAGGCTGGCCGATATTCGACTGGACGAGGAAAGAGTCCTGCGACGTGACGACGCGATCGCCGTTGACGTCGCCCATCAGCCGGTAGAACCGCTGCGGGGTGTCGTACACGCCGTCCTCATTGAAGTCGAAGCGGAGTTCGTAATAGCCATCGCCGGCGGTCGAGAACCGGTTGCCTCCAATTCCCTTCTCCCCGAAATCGAAAATGAGCCTGTTTCCAACGCGCGTCACCTGTCCGTAATCGGCGAGAGTCACCGCGCTCAACGGCGTGCCTTCGAGATCGAAGCGGCGGAGCCTGATCCGGTTGTTGCTCAGGATGTCGGCGAGATCGAACGAGCCGGCGATCGTCACTTCCAGGCGATTGATGAACGACCGCTGCGTCTGCCCGGACTGAACGACGAACGACGTGACCTGCCGGTTGATCCAGCTCACGGACGTGTCGGCCGCATAGGCCTGCCCGGAGGCGTCGGTAATGCCTGATCCCGCGGCACGCAAGGTGAGGACGTAGTCGCCTCCTGCCTCGGTCACGTCATGCAGATTGATCATGTACCGATCCGGCGCGATCTGGGTCAGCGTTGATCCAGCAAGATTCACATTGACGCCGTTGCGCGTGAGCCTGAAATCGGACAGCGTGACGCCCGTGACATTCTCTGAGAAGTTCAGATACACGACGGACTGGGCGTGAGTCAGGAGCGGGCCGGCCGTCTCGAAGCTGACCGTCGGCAGCAGATCGATCCCCGGGTAGCTCCCCGTGATCGTATACTGGCCCAGGCTGCCGTAGTCGCTGTAGCCATCATTCGGCGTCCGAACGCCCACGCCGTCGACCATCACGGAATAGGTTCCCGCCGCGAGGTTCAGCGAGAAGCTGGCGGACAGGAGATCCGCGGGATTGCTCGTCGCGACGTGCTGACCGCTGGAGTCATAGATCGAGGCCAGGATATCGAGATTGGCGCCGAGCGCGGCCGGGTCGAAGTTCAGCGACACGCTGCCGCCGGTCGTCGTGAACCAGAACCAGTCCTGATCGGTATTCCGCTCGATGATTCCCGATCGACTGAAAACGATCACGCCTGACTGCGGAGGATTCTGGGTCAGCGCCTTCGCCGCCTCGCGGGTGCTGGCGTAGTCGTCCGTCCGGTAAGTCACTCCTCCATTTCTGGGGCCGGTGATCAGGGCCAGGTCATCTTCGGTCCGGCTGGCGAACAGGTACTCGCCGCGGCTCCACTGCGTCACCGGCTGGTTGTAGCTGTTTCCCATAATGGGGGCCCAGCCCGTGCTCCCTGCCCCGGCATGGCCCGTGTAATACTCAAGATCGCCGTTGTTCGGATTGATGCCGGGTTGGCCGTCGACGTTCAAGCCGTCATGCAGGACCCCCAGCGTGTGGCCGGCTTCGTGACTGGAAGCTTCCGCCAGGGATTTGGCGGCCTGGATCGAGTTGAACAGCGGGATGTCGCCGACAAACACGACCGGGACGAGCTGCTGGGAGAAGACGAAGGCCGGCGTGCCTGACGACGACCGGAACGAATCCAGAGCCGCGACGCCGCCAATGGTCGCACCGTGCCACTGCAGGCTGCTGCCACCGATCACAACTCGAATCCCGAACTGGGTATCGCCGGTGGTGGATTGGACGAGCGCATCGACGCCGGGGTCTTGCGTCGTCACGTTGATGTCGAACGGCGCGTAATCCTCGGCAACTCGCCGCCAGACATTCTGGATCACCTCGCGCTCGATGTCGCTGAACGCGGGATCGGAATCGACGGAGAACGCCGGCGAGACGATGTCGGCTCCCCCCGTGTAGTTCGTATTCCAGTTTGTGCCGCTGGTGGTATGCCCGGTGAAATCGAGATAGATGGTCTTCGTTGAGCCGGGCAGGCTGTTCAGCAGGAAGGTCTCGTTCAGCGGAAAAGGCGGCGCTTCCTGAGGGGTTCCCGGCCCCGTTTCACTCGCACTCAGCAGGTGCCGATCTTCCAGCACCTGAGCCTGGCAGGCCCCCAATGGCAGAAGACGGGCAGCTCCGGTCCTCCTGGCCTGGGATTTCCGATGTCTCGCAAGGATGCAGCGCATTGACCAGGGAGAAACCATTGCCCAGCCCCTTTGAAATGTTTCCGATGGGCGAAAGCCAGCACTCGCTGAGCTTTCCGGGAATCGGTCAAGAACTGAAAGGACCGTAGCAACGGTCAACGTCAATGGTCAACGAGCCCCGCCGTCTCCACCGGCTCACTCGCGCAAAATTCGTTCTTCCTTGTCGCTGCCTTTTGGAACCGACGCCGACGCCCCATCCCGGCGATGCCAAGCCCCGCGGCGCACAGCAGCAGGCTGGACGGCTCCGGAACGGCCGACACGGTCACCGTCCCGGAAAATGAAGTGTACGGGACCTGATCCGGGCCGTTGTTGAAGAACGCCGTTAGGGATGTGTCCTCGAGATCGATCGAAAACACGTCCCCCGCGACGGCCGGGGCCGAACTCAAGGTCGTCAGATCGAGTCTCGCCAACAGGACGTCAGTCGTCGGCACGAAGAGACTGAAGCCGCCGTCGGTCGCGTCGACCCCGATATAGGTGTTCTCGGGACCGACGTCGCCGACCGGCGTCTGCGGCGGACCGGCCGCTGCACTCACGCCGAAGAAGATGTAGCTCGGATCGTTCAGCTGGGAATCAGACTGCGGATCGGAGAACGCCAGGACGTTCGTCCCGACCACAGGGCTTGCCGTGAATTCGAACGAGAACCCGTTGAGCAGATCGGTTCCTGTTGTTGAGCGCAGGAACACGTCCACAAAGCCGGTCCCCCCTTCCCCGATCGACGTGCTGCCGATCGTCACGACCAGATCTGCTGTCGCCTGAGCCGGCAGGACCAGGCTGGCCGCCGACAGCCACGCCAGCACGAGAACTCTCCGCATGCCATTCGCCGTCATTGAGCTGCCCCTGGACGTTCGTCGCGAATTTGGTCAAGAACTTTTAACTGTCCTTGAATGCCCGCATGGATGTCAACGAATTGACCTTGAAAACGAGTTCCAATGGCAAAGGATCTTCATCTGGCTGAAAGTGAGGGCCGCGTCGAAACACGGCGACGGGATGGCCGGGGTTGGAGCCCTTTTTGGCGAAGCCCCGGTCGGGCAGGGGGCATCGTTGTCGGCCGTTCTGGGGCGTGAGATCAGTTCTGGCGTTCCGTCTCTCGTCCGGGCAGTGAATCCAGATTGAGTCTCGGTCAGCCGCATCCGGGCGGCTCGGCCTCTCGGATCCATCTCAGGCGTTCACGACGTTGGGTACCGTCCCGCCGGCTTGTGCTACGAGCGCTTTTGCCCTGTGACTCGAAACTTCGTCGGCGTCATTCCGGCCGACCTGGCGAATGCCGACTCCAATCGTCGAGAATCGGAGTAACCCGATCTGGAAGCGACCTCCGCGATGGTGAGCTTGGTTTCCAGCAGCAGCATTTTCGCCCGTTCCATTCGGTGACGGCGGATCAGGGTTCCCAGCGTCATGCCGATCGATTCCATGACTTTGCGCTCCAGCGAGCGGCGACTGATCCCGGCTGCGCGAACAACGTCGGCAACCTGGATGCCGCGCTGAAAGTTGCTTCGGACGAATTCCAGCGCCGGGCCGATGTCCTCGTTGTCCGTCGCCAGGATGTCCGTCGATTGCCGACAGATGACACCGGTTGGCCGAAGAAGCACGTCCGTCTCAAGTCCCAGTCGGCGCTTGTCGATCAACTGGTCGAGTCGGATTCCGGCTTCCACACCCACTGCCTCGGCCGGCAATGCGATGGACGACATCGGCGGCTCGGTGACGCCGCAGAACAGCTCATCGTTGTCGACGCCGAGCACAGCGATTTCCTGTGGAACGCGCAGCGACACCTGGCGACAGGCCTCGATCACTTCCGCGCCCCACAGGTCGTAGGGAGTAAATACTCCCGCAGGACGCGGGAGGGTTCGAAGCCACGCCCCGAGGTTCCCTTCTCCGTCGACGGTGCCGAGCGGTCCGAGAGGTTCCTTGCCAGCGCTGTCAAAGACTTCGACCGAGTATCCTCGCGACTTGAGCGCACGGCGAAACTCGGCTTCGCGATCGGCCGAAAACAGCAGGCTCCTCTGGCCGGCGAAGCCAAACGATTTGAGCCCCCGTTCGAGGAAGTGAATGGCCGCCATCTCGCCGACGATGGCGTTGTCGACGTTCACCCGGGGAACCGGCAGGTTCGGGAGCACGGCATCGACATTCACCAGCGGGATCCTGGCCTTGAGCAGCGACCGGCACCATTGGCGGTCGTTCACGCAGGCGATCACTCCGTCGGCTTCGTTGAGGATTCGGAGTGTCGAGGCGCTCGGGAGCGGGCGGGCGAGCGTGATTCTCCAGTTGGAACGCTGGTGCGAGTAGCCGACGATCCCGCGCAACACATTCCGGTAATACGAATTGGCCGTATTGATCGCCACACAGATCAATCTTCGGCGGGGCATCAAAGCGCCTCAGCAGGCGTGCGCGAAACGTCGCATCATTTCCGCATTTCCGTCATTGTAGTCGACGAACCCCAGGTGGACACTGATTCTCCAAGGTCATCAGGCGTTTCATGTGTACCTCGGATCCCAGATCCGAACGCTCATCCTGGGAGACGCTCTTATGCTGACGGCACGCAGCCGCACGCGCGGCTTCACGCTCATCGAGTTGTTGGTAGTGATCGCGATCATCGCGATTCTGATTGCCCTGCTCCTCCCGGCCGTTCAGCAGGCCCGCGAAGCGGCGCGGCGAACCCAGTGCAAGAACAATCTCAAGCAACTCGGCCTGGCGCTCCACAACTACCACGACACCTACGGCATCTTCCCGATCGGAAACCTGTACGGCGACCTCGGGTCGGTCGGGCCGTTCCAATCCAACCGCACGACCTGGCTGGTCCGCACTCTCCCGTACATCGACCAGGCGCCGCTCTTCAATCTGGCCGACTTCAACAGCCGCAGCAACAACACCGGTTTCACCGCGAACTTCCCCGCCGCATACGACGCCCAGAATTGCCGCGGCGTGGAAATGCCGGCCTTTCGCTGCCCGTCTGATCCGGGTGGACGGCAGACGACCGGTCGCGCGGCGCTCGCGCCGACCAACTATGTC contains:
- a CDS encoding carboxypeptidase-like regulatory domain-containing protein, with product MVLTILRAAGRFAPRVNALAILSLVALALASSTVAQDAEPKIGAISGIVVDADTGGVVPDVEVRMFKRPPGGGNRLQFKITRVRSDADGRYRFENLSPGDYGIYAFHGTKASRTKDFDYARAKIADDGSSEPVDLRLTEALTLKVRVLAEQTGQPIEGAFVRLRWTDLDDTAATDGHGAVLIHGLTPHDQHIEAKAPGFQLKAVTQTLKDPLTEVTFKLPPGGFIQGKVVNDQGRPLAGVSIGASPERGSDGFDSVKSDEEGKFTLNYVPLTQSVRIYASLKEHEAHHQSISLNGAPYRPLEIVLPSRRHGGDADITVVDPEGQPVPGAEILNYGSSSGDYHKVKTNDRGECSITRLYLRHLGKGAELAVRAEGFAPQLIEVMPSTDGPARLTVNLEKGHRYRGRLVNAAGEPVSNASVYVNNGNYGSGLFGHKLDVDKEGRFSSTSLPPESTANISASGYTPQDQVKIPLDQEEEHVITLESTGHFRGLVTNAATGAPVRRFNVKLGFARKPPAGAQRSRGIPSDWGDSGRTINDDSGRWLWEELPNNTAYALTIEAEGFDATHVPVAVTNRGESDLEIKMQPIDPGSLVEVAGVILDPKGDPIEGVLVHLIGCDPKLAANDPNGQREVPMHLIRIHQAKNIAACRFAHEATTAADGSFRFPRVSSRIGLQLVYWGDETPSTRVRKLEERTAEQLGRLELLAPAGVTITGRINLKAFPDPGRVSVRSTEETFDSRDVSFKAGDDRSTFTIKGVSAGTVNVTLMSEAVPYRENGTTFYRSSSLGNRTVTAGPGETVEVHFE
- a CDS encoding cyclic nucleotide-binding domain-containing protein is translated as MNELKFDAGHVFFEAGDPGQTAWFVHEGEVELLTGPDTSPVRARIVRSGDVFGEQALVDERPRDVTARALTGGRVVAVAREEFERTLFNAPAPIRECLRTLFERLRAATHDDDADFQFADEAFLADDGFGIDASTASGPGESAAGVPSQFPVSQGRAGEWIVVVHPLTRKAAETLPEEGLLVTQFPLRLGRAAAADENEALDLNDLWLLDDEPFNVSRNHCEIYVDGVGPAIRDRGSALGCVVNETSIGGRGKMRNCGLERGDNVVILGSRVSPYQFRITVERR
- a CDS encoding ECF-type sigma factor, which encodes MLPPANPRELDDSVTAWVERLRHGDRAAGDLLDVHFRDALVRAARSRFANVISAAADEDDLVQSVFHAVWSAAVHGSLTEVRDRDPFWGLLLTITRNKAISRRRKERARTHAGGRADQFSQLGDGAVVEAVSTSDMEVADEVIAGFLEEQERLLLALQDEPERQVAIYKLQGLSHPGIAALLEVSVRTVERKLALIRQGWMQIRTSLEGRFRMSSRRGGRPTFDRFRNRPG
- a CDS encoding ATP-binding protein, translating into MQSSQIDLSNCDREPIHQSGAIQPHGVLLVCRAPNLEVVRVSENAGDLIGLEPAALIGRPVAEIFRPEDAEHFEAALRTEVFDTKPVYFHTIQVREPPTAFDAITHRNGNNVLLELEPSDDRNSLSAPELYRLVQRSIARLQKAQSVDHLARVCADQVRKISGFDRVMVYRFDEEWNGQVISEERRDDLEPFLGLHYPASDIPAQARELYTRNWLRFIADCGYRPSHIVPACDAGSRYPLDLSFSVLRSVSPIHLEYLKNMGVQASMSISLIRDNRLWGLVACHHYSPRFVPYDVRTACELLGQLMSQSIASADDRELASYRATLRRVTDDLSENISKFEDTAKALVESTPTMLDFVAADGAAVVVGDAITRIGQTPGPDIIRELSAWLRHNVTADVYATDNVQAIFGMGRLSAVASGLLAVSLTGSRVHQLLWFRTELVREVHWAGDPSKSVVKGDGAARLSPRGSFALWKETLKGRSRPWTPAELDAAQMLRDRISRQMLRRSEQLASANTDMRLASQEHERALAAERAARAESERVGRAKDDFVATLSHELRTPLNAILGWAQILAQKEQIDQETADGLEVIERNARSQAKMIEDLLDVSRIISGNIRLDLQETNLPSIVKTAIETVSLAATAKGIRIETMIDPLSGLNTTGDPGRLQQVVWNLLSNAVKFTHARGKVQVILERVDSHVELSIADNGQGIASDFLPHVFDRFRQADSSKTRRFGGLGLGLAIVRDLVELHGGIVRAYSAGVGKGATFVVSLPVRVVQLPAKETSPESRLSGSRPDCEALNLKGVRVLALDDEKDARDVVKRMLEECDCEVTTAASIEDALEARRSAEFDVIISDIGMPDGDGYEFIKRWRSLEASEGKSKTPAVALTAYARADDRRKALLSGFQAHLAKPADSAELLALVASLAGRV
- a CDS encoding biliverdin-producing heme oxygenase translates to MSTRSTSPSPTMAALRETTAEAHQALERTVDLPRRLESATSYRRFLEAFLGFYEPVEDRLRSIRELEAVGIAPERLQKSKLLKSDLTRLGTSGQSLAQLPRCQDLPSLQGVPAALGTLYVLEGATLGGQLVRREVERRLADFPECGHSFFSSYGPRVGAMWKAFGDCVSAYVANDPGSDGLIVDSAVGTFQSMQRWLEHALKS